The genomic interval TTTGTCCGGTTAAACGAAATTTCAAATTCTTTTAACCAAAATATTTTTTGAACTGCGGTATCCGTTCCCGGAATATATAAGCGTGGCAACCAGCCGTCTACAAAAAAATCACAGACTGTAATCAACCTGGAAATTTCCCACCCGGTGGCCAGCAATAAAATCAGATGTAACCGTAAGGATTGTATTAAAGCAGAAGCTCCCTGTTTTCTGGTACAGATCCAGTCTAAAATAAAAGCTGAAGATTTAAAAAAATGCAACTCAGCCCAGGGCATGCTCTGGTGATTCCCATAGCGTGCCGTTTCTGGTTCATAAATAGGAAATTGCAGCGCATGGTTAACAGCTAAAGTTGTGCGATCAGCAGCATCAGATACCGGGTACTGCAGAAAAAATTCATTTGCTCTTTTTTCCAGTGCTTTAGTCAAAACATCCTGTAAAGAGAGTTCAGTATGCATTCTAAGCCTGATATGACTTCCGTTTTCCCAGTAGCGGATAAAGAACCAGGATGCTTCAGTATCTTCATCAGGAAAGAATTCCCAAACAAAGGGTGCAACCAATTCCCTTAACATCAGATCCAGGTCTCCGGGATAAAACAGGCAGGCAGCGAACCATTGTACAGCTTTAACTTTCATATTTAGTATTTATACCATTGCAGCAAGTATTCTTTTACAGGTTCATGATTTCCGGATTGTCCTATATCATTAACTAAAGGAAGCATTTCTTCCATAATCACATACGCTCCTGCCCTGGCCAGCAAACGCTTAAACATTTCGACTAATAAGGGTTGTTCAAAAGAGATAAACTGGGGTTTATAATCATCACTAAGTCCTTCTTTTTTACCTTCCGGCCCCGCGGCAGGTTTAATGACAAAAGACCTTTTCCTGAGGAATAAAAACAACGTAACAGGGATTCCATGCTGACTGCGCCAAACATTGATCCGGATAAAATAAGCATAAGCAGTTTCTCCGGGCTGCTGCACAGGTATTGAGTCCGTTTTTACACGCCAGGTTCTCCTTCTGAGAATGACTGAGTTTTCATAAGTAATTCTCGGCAGTGATTCAATCTCGTGCGCTTGCTCCTGTGCTGTATCCAGATAACAAGCATCCACAAGATTTATAAATGGCTGTAAAGAAAGCTTGTTTTCCTGGTTAAAATGTGCCATAAGCTGGTACAGATTCGAGCGGTTATAAAAAGATTCCAGGCATAAATCGTAGGTATAGACTTCCTGCTTCCGATGGGTTAATTTTAAACTGCCCGTCTGCTGCTCAAAACTTACAGTTAATTCATCTACAGGAATCTGCTGTTTTTCCTGATAACTTTTATTTCCACCAGGTAACGCGATTTCATGGGTGAGTAAAGAAGGATGAATATTGGCATTAAAACTTGAAGCATCATTGAGCTCTGCCTGAATTATCCCGGGATAAAGCTGACCATTGTATTTAACGAAATCTGTAGTGATATCAGGTGCAAACAAGGGCAAAAAACGACCACTTACCTTACCCATTCCCGGCAGGATGCTGTTGATCACCCCAAATACACCATCCTGATTTTCTGCTTCCTGTTCTATTTTCCCCTTATAAAACTGCACGAAAAGTCCCCTTGAATAATAAGCAGGTGGTAGCACTGCTAAAGATTCCGGAAAAAAATCATTTTCCAGATTTAGCATATCCGGTTTATGCTGCGTGAGTACAGCTAATTTTTTACTGATCTCTTTTTCCCAGTTACCGGGCTCCGGTACCACCGTACCAGAGTTTGCCGACTTCTCCTTTTCAGGTTTTTTAACATGGAAATAATAAGCCTGGTAAAAATCAATCAATTGAACCTGTGCCTGAGCAGCATAATGTTCCAGAAAAAAGCTGCTCATTTTTTCCCGCTCGGTTTTTAGTAAATCCAGCGGAAGCAGGTGATTCAAAAGCTGATCAGCCTTTGCCGTGAAATCTTTAAGACAATGATCTTCGAGGATTTCCTGAGCAGTTGTATAACAGTCCTCATAAAATAACTGTCTGCCTGCAAAATGATGCGGCATGAAATTCAAGGTTTCAAAAGCCCCGTTAACAGCTGAGGTTTTAGCTCCGGCTGAAATAGACCGATCCGCATTGACAGGTAATCCAGCCTCAGTCTGTAATTTCTGAAAAACATCTGCCACAGTTTTTTCTGCGTAGTCCAGAATTAATTTCCGTTTTGCAGTATCACCCTGCATATAAGCCAGCTGATACTGCTGCAATTGTTTAAATAAGTAAATAATTTGAAAAACTGCCGGCTCACTGCTCTCCAGTTTGGTAAAGAATTTCAGTAGGTTGTGATCCCATTGCGGATCAATGCCTGAAGTCTCCATACCAGCTTCCAGCAACCCTGCAGCAACCAGTTTAAAGAGATATTTTTTTATGAATACATCACTGGCCTCTTCTACTGCACAGGCCATATAATTTGCCAGCTCTTTTACATTTACCGATTCTTTAGTCTCATTAAGGTAATTAAAGACCAGCAATTGCAGACCTGAAGCAGGTAACAGCTGAAAGGATTCGATGTTATTAAAATTAACCAGGAATTGTATTTTTCCTGCTTTGACCACTGCCGTTTTATTGAGTTTTACAGTCAGCAATTCATTGACTCCCGGATGATGAATCAGGATAGATTTCAGATATTCAAATAATGCATTGTTAAGCCGGAGGCTATTTTTAACAGTTTTAACCGCTGGTGCAGCAATAGCAGACCGCGTACTGGCCAGTTGCATAATTCCAGTATAGGTAAAAGTACTGAACGGAGAGGTTTTAAAACACATCCTTGTTAAGTAGCGCAGCAAACTGAACTCTATTCTCAATTCCTTTTGACGGAAAGAGGCTGGTTCTTTTTGTACATATGCTGATAGTTGTTCCAGTAAAACAGGACTGGATAAAAGCAGTCCGTTTTGTAAGGAAGCATCCATGGCCAGTCTCTGAAGTTCCCTGCGCTGTTCAATGATCAGTTGCTGATAATGGAAAGAATAGGTTTGATGGAAAGTCTCCATGTGCTGACTTATGTGCATATAGTTCTGAAAATCCAGCTTCAGATCTGCGGGAAACAGGTCCAGCAGTTCTTCCAGCTTTTGTAGATTTACCTTCTTATCATTAAAGATTTGTCTTTTAAGATTAATGAGCCCCTGTCTCAGCACATCAGCTGTTTGAATCGTAATCAGATCAAATAACCCATCACAAATTAATGCTTTAAGCTTTGTTTTTGCAGCTTTCATCTGATGATCTTTTTGCAGTATCTCTTTCGATTCTGCCAGTTTAAAAGAATCAAAAGCCTGGTAGTTCATCCCTGCGTATCTGACTAAAGAGTGTGGAAATATCTCTATGCTCATTTGTTATTTATTTAGATTATTTACTTAGCTCCAGCTGATTTTTAATGAGTTGGTAATAC from Pedobacter sp. WC2423 carries:
- a CDS encoding thiopeptide-type bacteriocin biosynthesis protein; this translates as MKVKAVQWFAACLFYPGDLDLMLRELVAPFVWEFFPDEDTEASWFFIRYWENGSHIRLRMHTELSLQDVLTKALEKRANEFFLQYPVSDAADRTTLAVNHALQFPIYEPETARYGNHQSMPWAELHFFKSSAFILDWICTRKQGASALIQSLRLHLILLLATGWEISRLITVCDFFVDGWLPRLYIPGTDTAVQKIFWLKEFEISFNRTKEIILPASKVFWEEIITGTANQKVQDLFKANRLTLQNYQRADFMEIKLIEIMTSLMHMNNNRLGISNHEEAYGMYCTVQCLDFIANS
- a CDS encoding lantibiotic dehydratase, with the translated sequence MSIEIFPHSLVRYAGMNYQAFDSFKLAESKEILQKDHQMKAAKTKLKALICDGLFDLITIQTADVLRQGLINLKRQIFNDKKVNLQKLEELLDLFPADLKLDFQNYMHISQHMETFHQTYSFHYQQLIIEQRRELQRLAMDASLQNGLLLSSPVLLEQLSAYVQKEPASFRQKELRIEFSLLRYLTRMCFKTSPFSTFTYTGIMQLASTRSAIAAPAVKTVKNSLRLNNALFEYLKSILIHHPGVNELLTVKLNKTAVVKAGKIQFLVNFNNIESFQLLPASGLQLLVFNYLNETKESVNVKELANYMACAVEEASDVFIKKYLFKLVAAGLLEAGMETSGIDPQWDHNLLKFFTKLESSEPAVFQIIYLFKQLQQYQLAYMQGDTAKRKLILDYAEKTVADVFQKLQTEAGLPVNADRSISAGAKTSAVNGAFETLNFMPHHFAGRQLFYEDCYTTAQEILEDHCLKDFTAKADQLLNHLLPLDLLKTEREKMSSFFLEHYAAQAQVQLIDFYQAYYFHVKKPEKEKSANSGTVVPEPGNWEKEISKKLAVLTQHKPDMLNLENDFFPESLAVLPPAYYSRGLFVQFYKGKIEQEAENQDGVFGVINSILPGMGKVSGRFLPLFAPDITTDFVKYNGQLYPGIIQAELNDASSFNANIHPSLLTHEIALPGGNKSYQEKQQIPVDELTVSFEQQTGSLKLTHRKQEVYTYDLCLESFYNRSNLYQLMAHFNQENKLSLQPFINLVDACYLDTAQEQAHEIESLPRITYENSVILRRRTWRVKTDSIPVQQPGETAYAYFIRINVWRSQHGIPVTLFLFLRKRSFVIKPAAGPEGKKEGLSDDYKPQFISFEQPLLVEMFKRLLARAGAYVIMEEMLPLVNDIGQSGNHEPVKEYLLQWYKY